DNA from Ignavibacteriales bacterium:
CTTATAAACGAATTTATGGTGGTACCGGATTAGGTCTTCGTATCTGTAAAGAATTTATTCACATGATGGATGGTGAAATTAGTGTTGAAAGTGAAGAAGGCAAAGGAAGTGAATTTAGATTTACTGCAAAATTTAAAATTACAAATGAACTATTGGGATATTCATCAATGAAATGAAACTGCATCTTAAATGCAATCATTGATCGGTACAAGTGAGATGCGATGTGATACAAACTTGCCTTTGTCGCCTGCCTGCGGTAGGCACATAGGCGTCAACCTAAGGAAATTTTGTACTTGAATAGCTCCGGCATTTATGCCGGAGTATCGGAATCCTAAAAAAATCCTGGACTTTAGTCCAACCTACTTGCAGTAGGCAAGTACAATCCTAATGTTGGGCTAAAGCCCTAAATTCTTGGAGAATATTCTTTCCCCGACTTGAAAACCTGCCTACGGTAAGCAGGGTCGGGGCTATATTTTCATCATAAACTAAATATTTTACCTTAAGTTGACGCCTATGTGCTTGCAGCAGGCAAGCCTATCGGGATGTATATTTCTTCATCCCAGAGGGATGATATAATTGTAGAAACAGAAAGAAAAAATAGAGCAAAATGCCGTAGGCATGATATAATAAAAATCATAATTTGACCGAAAAATAAAATAATCAACAGTTTATTAATCAGTAATTGATACCCTTAAGTTGACGCCTATGTGCAGTAGGCAAGCCCGGTATAGATCCTTGTTAACGTTTTGTTGTTGTTTAATTATATAAAACATTTAGCACTGCATTTGGATCTTTATATAATAAATTTAATAAAACTAATGCAGGACCTTGTGGATATCTATCGCCTCTTTCCCAATGACGTAAGGTTCCTAAACTTATTCCAAATGATACTGCAAATTTTGGCTGACTCATCCCAATTCTTTCTCTCAACTTTTTCACATCAATATGTATTGGTTTAAATTCTCTGGCTGCTTTAGTATTTCCTTTGGAATATTCTATTGCTTCTTTCAATCCTTTGCTTATGCTTTTATATGCCACACTCATTTTTTACCTCTAATAATTTTTTATCAATTCTTTTACCAATTTTTCTAATTCATTTCGTTCTGCCTTACTTAGATTTATCTTTTCATTTTTAGTGAATATTGTCAACAAGAATAAGGGAATAGTTTCATTATAGAAAAAATAAATTACTCTGGAACCACCGCTTTTGCCTTTACCTTTTGATACCCATCTTAACTTTCTAATTCCTCCGGTTCCTTGTATTAATGCGCCGACTTTGGGATTGGAAGATAAATAATAAAACAATTCATCTCTCTCTTCTTCCAGCAATATTTTTTCTGCTCTCTTAATATATTCCGGTAATTCAACTATTGTAATTAGCATATTCAAATATAATCCATTGGCTTACCTTAATCAAGATGAAATTAACTTTGTCATTTAGCAGCACAACGGAGTAGTTTTTAAGCCATCCAACAGAACAATGCAATGATCGTCAAAGTTGTAATCTTTATGAAATGAAAAAGAAACTACAACCAGATTAGATTTATTCTTCCCCGTATTGGAATTTTTACATTCCCCTTTTTATTATCATTATGTTAACACATCACGGAATGATCCGTGAGGTTTAGGAAACACTCCTGTCCTTAAACCGAAGCACCTTAGAGTGATTTGACAGGTTTTCCTGATACTCCCTGCCTGTGGTTCATCTCTGTTCACTTCTCTTTGTACTTCTCTGGCGGGTAGCTCAGCCAGTCTTTTCGCTTGACCCCCACAGTCTTACCTTTCTTTCGATTCGCTTAATAGTTGCCCACAGTCCACCATCACGAAAACAAAATGCTTTGATAGGTTTCACGTTTGTTGGCAAATTAATCCTTCAAGCACCGAATACTATGGCCATAAACCTTTGTCTGATTGTTGGTGACCACGATATTACTAGTACTACCGTCCAAGAGTGAGTAGAATACCTTATCAGCAGAATACTCCGTGGAGCTCCAAAAACGAGTATAGTTTAGTAAAGTCATAAATAGACCAACGTTATTGCAATATCCCGCAAGCAATGCAGAAAATCCGCTTGTGTTTGTACCTGCTCCACTTTCTTCAGTACCTTGTCCAACTTCTTTTAATGAATTGCCATTACTACCCACTGCTAGTTGTAACGTTGTGTATTCTCCGACCGTTGGTATGTGCCAGCCTGTTGGGCAGATCCCTTGTACATTTCCACTAAATGCCGGGCTGGGTGATGTTGTATTGGTTGCCCCATTCAAATATTGCACCGCTTCCGCCCATTGGTATAAACCACCATAAGTAGCACAATTAGATTCGAGATTATTATAACAATATTTTTCTATTATGCTGTTATCCTTTTGGTAATTTGCATCACTTCCAACTCTACTGTCAATTCTTGTCCCTATATTTAGATTTTCTTTTAACCAGCATTGGTTGCCTATCTGTACAGTATTGTATGTTTCACCAGAATATGTTAAAGTTGGATCTACGCAAGGTCCCCCGTCAATTACTAAATCGTTTGCAATTATCCTTATTTTGAATTGATCATTATAACCACCAGAGTATGTCCAGATTATTGACTTGGTTAAACCGTCCTGGGCGTTAACTAAAGTTCCAATATCGCCGCTTGCCGTAACGTAATTATAATTCCATGTTGTTCCATTATCACTTGAAACTTCCATACTTATGGTAACTGTGTTTTCTTCTGCATCTGCTACATTGTATGTAACCGTTACTGTACCACCGGAAATAGTGAATGCTACATTTGTAACTACCGGATTTGTATTTGCTGCCCATAATTGTGAGGTCAATAAAAAAATTATGGCTAAATAGTATAGTTTATTTTTTAGTATCAT
Protein-coding regions in this window:
- a CDS encoding helix-turn-helix domain-containing protein, producing MSVAYKSISKGLKEAIEYSKGNTKAAREFKPIHIDVKKLRERIGMSQPKFAVSFGISLGTLRHWERGDRYPQGPALVLLNLLYKDPNAVLNVLYN
- a CDS encoding type II toxin-antitoxin system RelE/ParE family toxin; translated protein: MLITIVELPEYIKRAEKILLEEERDELFYYLSSNPKVGALIQGTGGIRKLRWVSKGKGKSGGSRVIYFFYNETIPLFLLTIFTKNEKINLSKAERNELEKLVKELIKNY